A window of Chanodichthys erythropterus isolate Z2021 chromosome 16, ASM2448905v1, whole genome shotgun sequence genomic DNA:
TGGCTGTTGACCTGCATCAAACAAAAGTGGAAAAAACAAGGCAAAGAAAGGAGAATGAATCCTTGTTACATGGAACTgacaccaaacaaacaaaatattatttcatgttCATTGTGatcatttcattattatttatccATTTAAATCATGGTGATTTTACTGGTTtgcagttgtgtttattcagaagTAGACATGTGACACAGCACATGATTCCAGCAGTATGCTTACCATGTCGTTTGAAGATAAGGTGGCTTATAAAGACAAATCCAAAGAAGAGAAAAGTGGCCAGTACTGGAGCCATCACTCTTAACACACCATGCCCTGAAAAACATTCAATAAACTCCATATTCTTAGTTAATAATCCTATCATCTaaaactatattatattatatttataaaatgtaaaaggtAGATACCCACAAAagtatactgtaaaaaaaaaagaagaaaaaaaaatggttctttcaAGGGGTCTGTCAGGTGCTccatatatagaaccttttaggggttcccatcatgggatcattttcaatattaaagggttagttcacccaaaaatgaaatttctgtcattaattactccccctcatgtcgctccaaaccagtgagatcttcgttcatctttggaacacaaattaagatattttgatgaaatctgaggatttttttatcctccattgaaagcaacgaaattaccattcaaggtccagaaaagtagtaaaaacattgttaaaatagtcaacatgactacagtggttcaaccttaatgttatgaagcaacgagaaaactttttttttttaaagatttatttttgccatttttgcctttattatgattGGATAGTGATTAGACAGGACGCAAAGTGGGAGAGAGAAAGGGGGACGGGATCGGGAATGGACCACGAGGCGGGACTCAAACTCGGGTCGCCCGAATGGCATTGGCCCTACATGTCGGCACGCTGCCCGTGAGGCCATCGGCACCGACAACGAgaaaactttttgtgcacaaaacaaaacaaaaataatgactttattcaacaaattcgccTCTCCCTTGTTATTCCCCTGCGCTATTTACGCCGCAGAGCTTCCATGTTTACGTCTGAACACCGGTTCAGGATTGGCCGACTCTggtcatgtgagcagcacgacgcttgcgggaacctggaagcgctgcaacGTAAAtgagaatgacaggggagagaagaatttgttgaataaagtctttattctcggcgcttcataatattaaggatGAACCTCTGTAGTCATGTTGAATATTTTAAGTTTCTACTTTTCActaccttgaatgtggtaatttcattgctttccatggaggataaaaaacctctcagatttcatcaaaatatcttaatttgtgttctgaagatgacatgagggtgagtacttaatgacagaaatttcaaagttttaattttctcataatatacattgcacatcacctcatttctcaaagagtctgaaaaAGGTTCTTTCTCAGATCGAGTCTCTCTAAACCTCTCCTTTACAAgactactctgctctgattggtcagacagcccagtctgttgtgattggtctactgcttaCAGTGCGTGCCGGAAACGAAAcgattaccatatctgaatttcagctccggaGGCTTTCTCAGTGCTTGATACACAATGATATGTACAATGGTGTGAGTCCTCATCCTTCTGAAATGCATACAAACTGGATTCACAGCGCTAAAATCAGAGTCTTCTCGACAAGTCGACACAACAAatcaaactcttccagtctctgctacaactacagtgtttgaaagcaggttGAAGTATggtattatgcaaatttgttgcGTTGTTATGTAGgtatgtaacaggaagtgagactggaattgctgactcgtttcagcagttcagaatcaattctttcttttaggagacaataattttatttgtcgtgcactttgatcttgaaaactttgcagacattttacattcacaaacagctatattacaatctaaaaaatgctgggttaaaaacaacccaagttgggttgaaaatggacaaacccagcgattgggttgttttaacccagcggttgggttaaatgtttgcccaacctgctgggaagttttatttaaaccaactattatttaaaaattgctatatggctagcttaaaatgaacccaaaatagttgggaaattaaaaaccaaatgcaattagagacaacaataatagacaaaaggtgcatgtttattaaaggtcccgtttttcatgtttttttgaagctttgattgtgtttatagtgtgcaatataacatgtgttcatgtttcgcgtgtaaaaaaacacagtatttttcacataatttacttatctgtataccgctgtttccactgtcataaaaacgggctgatgacttccttgttctatgaagtccctccttcagaaatacgtaacgagaatgccagcggttcctgtgttgtgattcgacagctctGAGCACACCGTGCCCGGAaaagtcacgcctcttaccataacgtggagatgcatgcgctcagtgttattgtaaacatgtctttaattctaccctatcaatttgagccggaatcagacccggtgattggtctgtgggatgaaaataacagcgtttcgacgacatggcgacaaacacactctacaaacgcaactcttgtgtattcctgtgggcggaggaggttagtcaaaaaactgttttagtgacgtcattaaagaaggaagtagagggatgtagtccaaactggccgttcgatatggttcgatgtaggcgatttctgttaaataaaatatctcgcttggcattgaactttgagctttaaaattttacagattttatttatactctaacaacaacattacacactaactaaagtttgaaacatgggatcacgaagaactgGACCTTTAATAAgctaatattttattcatataaattatatagtttaatagtttattaatataaatgtattaataagcaatgtaataaatgtttattgtttaagaattattcattgaacattaataaatgttaatttcaaacatacttttggttaattttaattaagcaatacagtaatttttaaacaatagttgagttaaataaaactacccagcaggttgggcaaacatttaaccctactgctgggttaaaacaacccaattgctgggtttgtccattgtcaacccaacttgggttgtttttaacccagcattttttagaatgtacacactgcatgaaaggtaatattcaaAAAAGCATAACAGGGGTACTTTAATCAGTATGACTTTCATGAAGGCTAATTGTATCAATAAATTATTCTAACAAATATTCATAATAAGTATTTACCCTCTTGATCCTGGGTGTCATTCATCTGCTTCATGAATTCCTCACATTCTTCTTTCAGGTGGACCTTCTCTAGACTCGTGTGCTCGGCCTCAAGCGTCCATGACTGCTTTAGATCATGCGCTTCTGGCATCAACACCGTCCATGAATCACTTTCTGGATCTAAAGTCAGACAATCTCTCCCATTGAGCTGAAACCGGTCGGACAGCTGCAGGACCTGATAACCTCTCATCTTGCATTCCCTCAAACGTATATATGTgccaaaaactgaaaaataaaggtGAATTTTATTGTCACAGAATGGCTGCATAACAATTAGTGACAGACCAATATTTATCACTGAAATTCACATATTTTTATAGGCGTAAAGTAAATGACACCATTTGGTGGGCCTCTACATAATAACACCCAACAACAGAATTACACCACTCAGTATACATGTACTCATTTTAATGTAGTGTTTGCataaatttgcatatttaaGCTCAAATACTGTATATTGTAACATTTCAAGTAACAGACGCGCAACATCATTTACCCACTTTAGCATTAACagtaactcaaaaaaaaaaagaaaaatacatttttagacatATAGAGATATaatatactatactatattgGAGCGTGAGTATGCCAATTTATGCAAACAAAGCTTTAATTGGGAAGGTCAACTCAAAGTAAACAAAACACATTAAAGCCAACGTAACATATAgttatataataatacataataattttattatattcataatgCACTTTATGCTTTTTATTGATGCAATTTAGTCTACTGATTATTTAGCTACTGTGTCAAAACGctgaaacaaaacaattcaAAATCGGTTCTGTCTCGTATTAGACGTTAAAAGTAATATCGGTCATTGACAATCTACATGAATCACTGCATTAATATTATTTACTTGCTGTAGCATGATCATTCTCCACCATCATTTTCAGGACTTCATCTTGAATGGGTCTGACAACAGGTTGCTTGtcgaactgtccctttaaatgcggATGACTGAGAAGGATCCTCTCCACGACCGTCCCGTTTATCAATACTTTGCGCTCGAACTGAATTATAAAATCTAACAATAAAACACATATGAGGCTTTATTTCTtgaaaataacacagtaatgaatgcagcaaaaaaataaaaataattataatggaGAAAAACATGAGCAAC
This region includes:
- the LOC137003584 gene encoding uncharacterized protein codes for the protein MFFIVTFAFLLALSWALPKDFIIQFERKVLINGTVVERILLSHPHLKGQFDKQPVVRPIQDEVLKMMVENDHATAIFGTYIRLRECKMRGYQVLQLSDRFQLNGRDCLTLDPESDSWTVLMPEAHDLKQSWTLEAEHTSLEKVHLKEECEEFMKQMNDTQDQEGHGVLRVMAPVLATFLFFGFVFISHLIFKRHGQQPGGVLGSIIHYPAHHFDVPLDGQSHEDISQVPVLKGHY